The Thermodesulfobacteriota bacterium DNA window TTGTCTTGATACAAAAGAAGCGATCCTTCGATCCTTCGATGAAACTCAGGGCTCAGGACAAGGCTGTCCAAAAATTTGCTAAAATCCACACCAAAATCTCCTCCCCCAACGTGTTGGGGGAGGATTAAGGTGGGGGGAGTAAACCTCTCTATAACCCAATTCGTTGCTAAGTTTCTAGTCATTTTCTATCAACCCCCATCCTAACCTTCCCCCTTTATTTAAGGGGGAAGGGATCTTTATTAAAGAGGGATTTAGGGAGATTTTAACGTCCACCCAGCCTCTTATCCCCCGATCATTTTGAATTTAAATGTGAAAGAACCAAGCTACGTATTTCGTCCTGCAAAACACTCAGATCCTTCGCGGCATTTAATATTCTTATCCTAGCCGGTTCGTCTTTTGCTATCAACATGTACCCCTGTCTTACACGCTCATGAAAATCGAGGGGCTCATCATCCATTTTGGTTCTGTCGTCCCTTTGGTCTAACCTAGACAATCCCTTCTTAACCGGAATATTAAGTAGTACTGTAAGCTTGGGGTGTACGTCTAGCGCGGATGCCTTTGCTAGCCTTTTCACGAGTGTGAGATCAAGCCTGCGTGCGTATCCCTGATAAACA harbors:
- the tmk gene encoding dTMP kinase gives rise to the protein MFITFEGIEGSGKSTQAKLLKEFLELKGYTVSLTREPGWGALGKLIRRMLLEERELELDPIAELCLFCADRAQHVKDFIIPKLRDGQIVICDRFYDSTIVYQGYARRLDLTLVKRLAKASALDVHPKLTVLLNIPVKKGLSRLDQRDDRTKMDDEPLDFHERVRQGYMLIAKDEPARIRILNAAKDLSVLQDEIRSLVLSHLNSK